One genomic window of Sphingopyxis sp. OPL5 includes the following:
- a CDS encoding ligase-associated DNA damage response exonuclease codes for MAKARTWIEPHPSGIYVKPADVWIDPSRPVERAAVTHGHADHARSGHASVYATPETLAIMALRYGVDVEASHNAAFPYGDGFERGGVRFSFHPAGHVLGSAQILMEYAGERIVVTGDYKRRADPTCAPFEVVPCDIFVTEATFGLPVFRHPPTTDEIAKLIGAVRAEPDRSVLVGAYALGKAQRVIAELRGAGWDAPIYIHGALEKMCQLYAMHGVDLGELRLVSETDKTEMAGQIIVAPPSALNDRWSRRLPDPVTAMASGWMRVRQRARQRMVELPLVISDHADWDELTTTIAEVNPRETWITHGSEDGLLRWCELHQRKARALHLVGRDLEEEG; via the coding sequence ATGGCGAAGGCCAGGACCTGGATCGAGCCGCACCCGAGCGGCATCTACGTCAAGCCCGCCGATGTGTGGATCGACCCGTCGCGTCCGGTCGAACGCGCCGCGGTCACCCACGGCCACGCCGACCATGCGCGCAGCGGCCACGCTTCGGTCTATGCGACCCCCGAGACGCTGGCGATCATGGCGCTGCGCTATGGCGTCGATGTCGAGGCGAGCCACAATGCGGCTTTTCCCTACGGCGACGGATTCGAGCGCGGCGGGGTGCGCTTCAGCTTTCATCCGGCGGGGCATGTGCTGGGCAGTGCGCAAATCCTGATGGAATATGCCGGCGAGCGCATCGTCGTCACCGGTGACTACAAGCGCCGCGCCGATCCAACTTGCGCGCCGTTCGAGGTGGTGCCGTGCGACATCTTCGTCACCGAGGCGACCTTCGGCCTGCCGGTGTTCCGCCATCCGCCGACGACCGACGAGATCGCCAAGCTGATCGGCGCGGTGCGTGCCGAGCCTGATCGCTCGGTACTCGTCGGTGCTTATGCCCTCGGCAAGGCGCAGCGGGTGATTGCCGAACTGCGCGGCGCGGGCTGGGACGCGCCGATCTATATCCACGGCGCGCTCGAAAAGATGTGCCAGCTTTATGCGATGCACGGTGTCGATCTTGGGGAACTGCGGCTGGTCAGCGAAACCGACAAGACCGAAATGGCGGGACAGATCATCGTCGCGCCGCCGTCGGCGCTCAACGACCGCTGGTCGCGGCGATTGCCCGATCCGGTCACCGCGATGGCGTCGGGCTGGATGCGGGTGCGCCAGCGCGCGCGGCAGCGGATGGTCGAACTGCCGCTGGTGATTTCGGACCATGCCGACTGGGACGAACTGACGACGACGATCGCGGAGGTAAACCCCCGCGAGACGTGGATCACCCATGGCAGCGAGGACGGGCTGCTGCGCTGGTGCGAGCTGCATCAGCGGAAAGCGCGCGCGCTGCATCTGGTGGGCCGTGATCTGGAGGAGGAGGGGTGA